Proteins encoded in a region of the bacterium genome:
- a CDS encoding GTP-binding protein, translating into MAKARFERTKPHVNVGTIGHVDHGKTTLTAAITGVLASLGKTK; encoded by the coding sequence ATGGCGAAGGCACGGTTTGAGCGGACGAAGCCGCACGTAAACGTGGGGACGATCGGGCACGTGGATCACGGGAAGACGACGCTGACGGCGGCGATCACGGGGGTGCTGGCGTCGTTGGGGAAGACGAAG